One genomic segment of Elgaria multicarinata webbii isolate HBS135686 ecotype San Diego chromosome 9, rElgMul1.1.pri, whole genome shotgun sequence includes these proteins:
- the LOC134404013 gene encoding ubiquinol-cytochrome-c reductase complex assembly factor 6 has product MPAGVPWPRYLKMLSASMLAMFAGAETVHRYYRPDLSIPEVPPKPGELRTELLGLKERNQQVEPSQQ; this is encoded by the exons ATGCCTGCAGGAGTACCTTGGCCTCGCTACCTGAAAATGCTGAGTGCGAGTATGTTGGCCATGTTTGCTGGTGCAGAAACTGTCCACAGATATTACAGGCCTGATCTT TCAATACCTGAAGTTCCTCCCAAGCCCGGAGAACTCAGAACAGAACTCTTGGGCCTCAAAGAAAGAAATCAGCAAGTTGAGCCTTCACAACAATGA